In the genome of Brachypodium distachyon strain Bd21 chromosome 3, Brachypodium_distachyon_v3.0, whole genome shotgun sequence, the window AGGAATAGAGGGTGGAACTAGCCATGAAGGCAAGGTTGTGAACCTACCCAGATTCAAGTCTCAGTTCTACCATAATTTGAAGTGTGGGGGAATTACTTACACTGCTACATATGCCAAAACTGGGTGTAATTAATATGGCACATGTGATACGTTCCAAGTTTGGACCGGCATCAATACTTTAATTACTTGATGAAACTAGCATATTTTTTAGGGAATTTGGACAGAAGAGTCAGTGATCTATGACAAAGATAAGTGGGATAACATTGGCCATGAAACCGAGCAGATGCAGCTTTGAAGTCCAATGGAAGCAAATCTATCTTACAGTTGATGTTTGAACTATCAGTATTTTTTAGTGCATAAACTATCTAGAGGCTAGTTTTTCATGATCCATTAAACTAGGCAAGTGTTTGTTACGAGGTCCATGAAATTAACCACCTAAAAGCCGGTGGATGACAAAGAAAACCAGGATGAAATTAGCCATACATATGAAAAAGCAAATGTGTGATATGTCCTATGCTTAAACTACCTCCAATTCTTGGTGACTAAAATAACAGGGTACAATCTGTTGGAAGGGTATTGCAGTTACTCAGGATTTCCTAGCCAAGTAGAAGTACCACCGGAAAGGCGAtcaatgaaaaagaaaagcaaaataaaGTTAGccacatgtaatatttgaaCGTCTGGACTGTTCACCAACCGGAGAAGAATACACATGAACTCTCAATATTCCTGGCCTGTTGTTTTTCAGAGACACCAATGTAGCTAGTTGCAAACCAATATAGTTACCCTATCATGGCCTGGGTGAAGCACAAAGATTTTCTCTGAGGACAAAATTAGTGGGTTTTTACGGTACCTCGGTACTCCAAAAGCTTACCTAGGAGTACCAAACATATCCAACCGTTGATATGGAAAGGGTAACTTAGTCATCTtgtaaaaaataatttggTCTTATTCTCCTGTTCTCCTGTGGTCTTGACAGTTCGCGGCCACCAGCCCGATCTCCTCGTCTCCATCGCGCAGGAACGCTGCTCCGGCTATATCTGCCTGCTGGTGCTAGCTCCAGCAGTCCAGCTCGTTGCTGAGCGTGGAGGACCCCTTGCACTCCACCTTCTCCATGCTagcttttgttttcaaattgcTGTGCGCTCAGCCGGTCGTGCGTGGACTTTCGGGCTTGCCAGCGGGCGGTGGCAGCAGTGGCAAGGACGGAGGCGTGGCGTGTCCTCCGTTTATCCCCGTCCGTCATGCTGTTTATCTCGTATGGATTGGATTTGTCACGGTTTATCTTGTGTGCTCAGCCGCTGTTTGCATGCCTGCTCTGCCGTGCGCTACGTGCTCCGCTCCTCCTGCGGCCGCCCAATCGATCGGCACGGTGGACTCGTCCCTCCGCTGGCATGGCCGTCGGGCCGTGGCTTTTCGTTTTTTCAGACAACACCGGCTGGGTTAGGTCAAAGGAAGATGTTTTTTTAGTAAACCCTTAAAATAATGATTAATTGCAAACCAAATTTTGGTTGAGCACGGGAAAGACCAAACTACCCTCGCACAATTACAATTTTGCCCTCCACTCATGGTACTCCGGTTGTTTTAGACTCGGTACTCCGTGGGACTAAAAAAGAAGTACCAAATACTACTAGCCACTAGATCGGGACAAATAAACGGCCCATATTAAATTCGGGGCGCTGTAAAAGAGCTCCAAAATTAACCATATAATCCAAGAGAAAGGGGGGAACATATATATACCACAATGAATATCATGTACTTGAAGTGTTTCCAGTTTTGTATTTTAACTTGTAAAGCAACCATGCAATTACTAGTTCTGAGACACTAAAAAAACACAGTATGCAGGATATCACAGGGAAAACTAATATGAGATTAACAGTTGTAAACTAGTGAAACCTGAGTATATGAACATCTGTCATGTAAAACATAGCTACATTTGGACCATGAAGTTCTTACATCGTTATAATACCAAATGATTCAACGGTGAGTTACTGAAAAGGCTAATAATGACAATGAGGAGCAGAAGAAAACCAGCCATGGAATCCCTGGAGTGGACCAATGCAGCAAGCATGCATCCCCAAGCTCAAACCACCAACACTTCCCACTCACTAAAATATCACGGCCATATATGAGCCATTACATTTTTAATAGGATCCAGATGAAGCTTTCATGCATCTACCATTGAAGCTCATATGCCACCAAACAATCTCAAGAGGACTCAGCACCTCCCCAACCCTTCAACACCTTATAATAGACCCCCAACCACACACACATTGACGACACCAAACATTTCAAACCCCTCTCTTGCCTCCAAAAAAACACTACACTTGACTCTATCCACACCATTGTTCTTGACCAAAACTCTTAACAATGCTGAGCACCACACCACACCATAGCAGGCAGCGCCATGCATTCGAGAAGAGCCTAAGCCACCACACCGCTAGGAAgaagaacagcagcagcagcatagACAggaagctgcagctgcaggctATGAGCCACGCGAGCAAGTACCTGCAGAGAATGCTCATCAACCCTCCCGGCGTGCAGCGGAGCGCCTCCGGGCTCTCGCTGTCGTCGCTTTCGCTTTCGCAGAACTCGAGCGACTCGTCGCTCAGCAGCTCCAActccagcagctgctgctgggaGCCCAAGGTGCCGCTGCTCTACGGCGGCACCTTCAGCCCCTGGGGCGACGTGCTCGTGTCGCTGGACAGGAGGAGGGgatgcggcggtggcggtggcggcgacgatgaTGACAAGGTGAGTGGCCGTGATGATGATATGGAAGAGCAGGAAGAGGAGTTTGAGTGCAGtgagcccgggagcttgcatAGGTGCAGCTGGATCACCAAGAACAGTGGTGAGGAATGCTCTTGCTTAATCGCTTCCTACTATTCTTACCCTGAAAGTGGTACGGAGTAGTAATATTTTGCCACTGTGGGGTAAACATTTTCATGAATATTTGTTTGAGCTTTAATCGAAGCCAACTTAAGAAGTTCGAAaacattcttttttcttataaGGGGAAAAGTGAATGGTGAAAACTACAATCAGTTAATTAGCTTTGCACCAGGTaatttagtactccgtacaatAAGTTTGGACAGAAAAAACTGATCAAGAAACAAGAAGTCAGGTCAAGGGGTGGTTAAGTCGACATCACTGGCTGATGAGAACACTTGATTTGACTAAGTTAATTTCTTTCCTGGCTTTGTTGATGTCtttaacaacaacaaaatatatccagtcgacaagttcaccagaaAGGGACTCTTctccgcaaaaaaagaaagggactCTTCTTCCGGTCCCCTCTAGTCTGTTgaacaaacataaatcaaaCCGTTAAAGACAAAAGTACAGGAATATATTCTTTTCGACAAGTTTCAACGAAACAAAGCACAAGAATTTATAGTATTGGAGGACTGATCACTTGCTGAATTAATCCACCGTGCAGATGAGGCGTACGTCCAGTTCCACGACGAGTCCTGGGGCGTC includes:
- the LOC100826261 gene encoding uncharacterized protein LOC100826261; translated protein: MLSTTPHHSRQRHAFEKSLSHHTARKKNSSSSIDRKLQLQAMSHASKYLQRMLINPPGVQRSASGLSLSSLSLSQNSSDSSLSSSNSSSCCWEPKVPLLYGGTFSPWGDVLVSLDRRRGCGGGGGGDDDDKVSGRDDDMEEQEEEFECSEPGSLHRCSWITKNSDEAYVQFHDESWGVPVYNDNQLFELLALSGMLIDQNWTEILKRRDMYMKAFADFDPKVVAKMNENDIAAISANKELKLAECRVRCVVENAKCIRKVAKEFGSFSEYIWGHVNHRPMVGKYKHHKYIPLRTPKSEAVSKDLIRRGFRLVGPVIVHSFMQASGMAIDHLVGCFRFSECLRLADADAAT